The Streptomyces sp. ALI-76-A nucleotide sequence TCTCCAGGTCCCAGTACCGGAGATGGGCGGCCAGGATGCGCCTGACCTGTCCCACCCGTTCCGGGCCGACCTCCACGTCGAGGTGGTAGTAGCAAGGCACTGCGGTGTTCATCGTCGTTGGCTCCTCACCGGCGAAGCTTTCTCCTCGCCCCTGCGGGACATCGGCCCCGAACACGAAGCGTGAGCACTGATCGCTTCTGAGTCACCTCAAGAGTGGGTGGCCTAGCCCATTCGTGCAACACGAGCGCACACCTGAGGTAGTTGAAGAGCCAACAGGACGCTCGGTCACCCGGCATGCACCATGTGTGAAGACCTCGATGCCCGTAACGGATCCGTGCGTGTCCGCGCGGCAGCCGCCCGACGGTCGGGGAGACGTGCCATCGAGCCCGGGAAGGTGAACGGCACCATGCTGCTACCGGCCAAAGCCGAAGTGGCCCGGCACCTGCGGCGGTACCGGGCGTGGGAACGCATGATGCTCGCCGCCCCCGCCGATCGCCGGATCCGGTCCACCTTCGAGGACTCGGGCCACACGCTCTGCGCACTGATGGGCAAGCGGTGCGCGCGCGAGGCGGCGGACGCCGCCGAGCGCTATCTGCGGAGCACCCCGGGCACCTACCTCCAGCAGGAACGCGGCCGGCCCGGTCCGCGGGCCGTGCCCAGACGGGGCCCGCCGACGTCG carries:
- a CDS encoding DUF5133 domain-containing protein, whose protein sequence is MLLPAKAEVARHLRRYRAWERMMLAAPADRRIRSTFEDSGHTLCALMGKRCAREAADAAERYLRSTPGTYLQQERGRPGPRAVPRRGPPTSDRRSPAGR